Genomic DNA from Haloplanus aerogenes:
TTCCTTCGTCTGGGAGTGCCAGCAACTCCTCCGCAACGGTACCTTCGACCTCGTGTTCTACTACGAGGCGGACGTGGATCAGGACGCGCTGGTCGAGGCGATCCGTGACCGCGGCTACGAGGTGACGAGCGTCGTCCTCGACGCCGACGACGAACTCGAGGTCGAAGGCAATAGTAACGTTTGAAAGTCATCACACACCTGATCGCACGGCGTCTTTCGATCGGGTGTGCGAACAGCTTCAAACGCTACGATAGCGCAACTGGCCGTCGACGTCGACGAGACCCGAAGCGAGGTCGGCGATGGGTGCCGACAGTTCGTAGACGGGCGTCGTGATGCGAATCGAATCCTCGGGCGCCACGTCCGCGAACCGGACGTTGAGCGCGTAGGAGCCGTCCGAGGCGATAGGCGTGACTTCGCGCTGACCGGTGGGATCGTGGCGCGCCCACGCCCACTCGCCGGCGAGGGCCGGATCGGTCCGCCCCTCGACGACCCGGAGCGGGGGTTCGTAGTCGGGGCGGCCGCCGGCGATGGGATACCCTTCGTCCTGCCACGCCCAGAAGCCGTCGTCGAGGGCGGTGACGTTCTCGTAGCCCGCGTCGATGAGCGCCGCGGCACGCATCGAGGAGAGGTGGTGCGGACAGCCACAGTACGTGACGACGAGCGTGTCGGCGTCCCAGTCGGCGACGGGGTCGTCTTGCTCCTGACCGTAGCGGGCGGGGCTCCAGACGGCGCCCTCGATGTGGGACTGGATGTAGGCCGAGCGGGAGCGCGCGTCGACGAATTTGGCCCGATCCGACTCGTACCAGTCGTGAACGTCGGCAATCGGGGCCAGCGGCACCGACTGGCCGTCGACGCTGATAGTCTCGTAGCCGTCGAGGTTCGAGGCGCTGCCGCTACTGCCGCCGCCGAGACAGCCAGCGACGCCGCCGAGGGCCGCGCCCGCACTCGCGAGAACCGTTCGTCGGGAGAGCGTCATCGGGCCGACGGTACGAAACGGACGCGCATGAGCCTTCCGCACGACGAGAACCGGGGATCACGGCTGCGTCCGGTAGTTTTCAGCCGCCGGGAGACGACGAGACGTTTAAGCCCCCGCATCCGAGAGGGACGTGTATGCAACGGACTCGTGTGGGCCGCCGGTCGTTCCCGTCGGCGGTGTCGCCGCGCTCGCACCCGGTGGCGAGCGCGCGCGGGACCGGGCCATCGCGACGCGGACAGCAGGGCGGGCATTGGAAGAGTTTAGGTAGGATGGGCTCAAAAGGCGACGCGAAACGGAGCATATGACAGGCGTGTCTCGGGGAGATTCACGATGACGACGGGTGTGATTCAGGGAGTAACGGTCTCTCACCAGCGAGCGACCGTCGACGAAATCGAGTCGGCGGCCGCCGAAGACGAGGAAACGGCCGTCCGTGACCTGCTGGCACGCGAGGGCGTCGACGAAGCCTTCTCCCTCCAGACCTGTAACCGGTCGGAGGCGTACGTCGTCACGGAATCGGTCGCGGACGGCCGAGCGGCCCTCGACGAATTCGCCCCCGAGGTCCGCGACGGCGCGGTCCGCGAGATGGACCACGAGACCAGCCTGCGACACCTGATGCGAGTCGCCGCCGGACTGGAGTCGCTCGTCCTCGGCGAGGATCAGATCATCGGCCAGCTTCGCACCGCGTTCGAGACGGCACGCGGCGTCGGCGGCATCGGACCGGTACTCGATCCCGCCATCACGAAGGCCATCCACGTGGGCGAGCGCGCCCGGACCGAGACGACGATCAACGAGGGCGTGGTGTCGCTGGGGAGCGCCGCCGTCGAACTCGCCCGTCAGGAACTCGACCTCGACGGCGCGACGGCGCTGGTCGTCGGCGCCGGGGAGATGGGCCGCCTCGCCGCGCAGGCGTTCGACGACACGGGTGTCTCGACCCTCGTCGTCGCCAACCGGACGGTGCCGAACGCCGCCCTCCTCGCGGACGAGGTGGAGACGACGGCGACGGCCGTCTCGCTCGACGCCACCGACGACGCCGCCGAACGGGCAGACGTACTCGTCACCGCCACCGACAGTCCCGATCCCGTCATCGACGCGGCGGCGCTCGCCGATGCCGGGCGGACACTCGTCATCGACCTCGCCCAGCCACGGGACGTAGACCCGGCGGCGGGGGATCTCGACGGCGTCGAGGCGTACGACATCGACTCGCTGGAGGCGATCACCGACGAGACGCGCGCCCAGCGCCGCGAGGCCGCCGCGAAGGTCGAGGCGATGATCGACGAGGAGTTCGACCGCCTGCTCGACTCCTTCAAGCGCCGACAGGCGGACGAAGCCATCAGCGCGATGTACGAGAGCGCCGAGATGGTCA
This window encodes:
- a CDS encoding rhodanese-like domain-containing protein, whose protein sequence is MTLSRRTVLASAGAALGGVAGCLGGGSSGSASNLDGYETISVDGQSVPLAPIADVHDWYESDRAKFVDARSRSAYIQSHIEGAVWSPARYGQEQDDPVADWDADTLVVTYCGCPHHLSSMRAAALIDAGYENVTALDDGFWAWQDEGYPIAGGRPDYEPPLRVVEGRTDPALAGEWAWARHDPTGQREVTPIASDGSYALNVRFADVAPEDSIRITTPVYELSAPIADLASGLVDVDGQLRYRSV
- the hemA gene encoding glutamyl-tRNA reductase yields the protein MTTGVIQGVTVSHQRATVDEIESAAAEDEETAVRDLLAREGVDEAFSLQTCNRSEAYVVTESVADGRAALDEFAPEVRDGAVREMDHETSLRHLMRVAAGLESLVLGEDQIIGQLRTAFETARGVGGIGPVLDPAITKAIHVGERARTETTINEGVVSLGSAAVELARQELDLDGATALVVGAGEMGRLAAQAFDDTGVSTLVVANRTVPNAALLADEVETTATAVSLDATDDAAERADVLVTATDSPDPVIDAAALADAGRTLVIDLAQPRDVDPAAGDLDGVEAYDIDSLEAITDETRAQRREAAAKVEAMIDEEFDRLLDSFKRRQADEAISAMYESAEMVKERELRTAVSRLEAQGELTEEQRETVAALADALVGQLLAAPTKSLRDAAAEDDWTTIQTALGLFDPEFGGDDPTPATTERPREAMDDADDIPQHVRDRLGDE